One genomic segment of Thalassospiraceae bacterium LMO-SO8 includes these proteins:
- a CDS encoding helix-turn-helix transcriptional regulator produces MTEYMTTKELADFLRIKQRKVYDLAATGRIPCSRAMGKLLFPRAEIEAWVARGMAGDGAAAAMETASTKPARVLPGVFLGSHDPLLDWALRQSRCGLATFFDGSADGLARFADCEGIAAGLHMFDPEAGNSGDDAAWNIGWVRRYAAAAPCVLVEFAWRERGLIVDPISADQFKTIADLRGRLIVPRQAEAGTQALLEHLLAEAGIGPEDCVMTEPARTETDAAQVVADHMGEVTLGLRATAAPLKLEFVPLLRERFDLLVDRKAWFEPPMQAFLDFCRSEAFRFKALTMGGYDITGLGKVHFVGA; encoded by the coding sequence ATGACCGAATACATGACCACCAAGGAACTGGCGGACTTTCTGCGCATCAAGCAGCGTAAGGTCTATGACCTGGCCGCCACGGGGCGGATTCCGTGTTCCCGCGCCATGGGCAAGCTGTTGTTTCCCCGCGCCGAGATCGAGGCCTGGGTCGCCCGCGGCATGGCCGGCGACGGGGCGGCGGCCGCCATGGAGACCGCATCCACGAAACCGGCCAGGGTGCTTCCGGGCGTGTTCCTGGGCTCCCACGATCCGCTGCTGGATTGGGCGCTGCGCCAGTCGCGCTGCGGGCTCGCGACCTTTTTCGACGGCTCCGCCGACGGGCTGGCGCGGTTCGCCGATTGCGAAGGCATCGCCGCCGGCCTGCACATGTTCGATCCCGAGGCCGGAAACAGCGGCGACGACGCGGCCTGGAACATCGGCTGGGTCCGCCGTTACGCGGCGGCGGCGCCCTGCGTGCTGGTCGAATTCGCCTGGCGCGAGCGGGGATTGATCGTCGATCCCATATCCGCCGATCAGTTCAAAACCATCGCCGACCTGCGCGGCCGCCTGATCGTGCCGCGCCAGGCCGAGGCCGGCACCCAGGCGCTTTTGGAACATCTTCTGGCCGAGGCCGGGATCGGCCCCGAGGACTGCGTGATGACCGAGCCCGCGCGCACGGAAACGGACGCGGCCCAGGTCGTCGCCGACCACATGGGCGAGGTCACGCTGGGCCTGCGCGCCACGGCCGCGCCGCTGAAGCTGGAATTCGTGCCGCTGCTGCGCGAACGCTTCGACCTGCTGGTCGACCGCAAGGCCTGGTTCGAGCCGCCGATGCAGGCGTTCCTGGATTTCTGCCGCTCCGAAGCCTTCCGCTTCAAGGCCTTGACCATGGGCGGCTACGACATCACCGGCCTGGGCAAGGTGCATTTCGTGGGGGCGTGA
- a CDS encoding Hpt domain-containing protein, with translation MTETPPPDNEDSRLAAPAPSRRLPDTLPGIDMGAFREMVRGNDDMIHKLLGKFLDAYGGKAAEIGADVAAGNFQRAIGDAHALKGVSGNIRATEVFEAAKALEAALKAAPEGPDIGPLLTDLAGALDKVMAGLSDALGHPPNPPA, from the coding sequence ATGACAGAAACGCCACCACCGGATAACGAAGACAGTCGGCTTGCCGCGCCTGCGCCGTCCCGTCGCCTGCCCGATACCCTGCCGGGGATCGATATGGGCGCGTTCCGTGAGATGGTTCGCGGCAACGACGACATGATCCACAAGCTGCTGGGCAAGTTTCTCGACGCCTATGGGGGCAAGGCGGCGGAGATCGGGGCCGACGTGGCGGCGGGCAATTTTCAACGCGCCATCGGCGACGCCCATGCGTTGAAGGGCGTCAGCGGCAACATCCGTGCGACGGAGGTGTTCGAGGCGGCGAAAGCCCTCGAAGCGGCCTTGAAGGCCGCCCCCGAAGGCCCGGACATCGGGCCGCTGCTGACCGATCTCGCCGGCGCGTTGGACAAGGTCATGGCCGGACTGAGCGACGCGCTCGGACATCCGCCGAATCCGCCGGCCTAA
- a CDS encoding type ISP restriction/modification enzyme: MAGDKAISAYLSAINSALKAGTATEHTHRPALKTLIEAVASSNKMTVVATNEPKQEACGAPDYVVTANSIPLGHIEAKDVGKDLDVVEKTDQLKRYLEGLPNLILTDYLEFRWYVFGEHRMTATLDRNSGDGGDEVHNLISEFLKTKIKTISSASNLAERMGGLARLMRDSIRLAFKAEDKGGELHNQLKGFRAVLIDDLSEDDFADMYAQTICYGLFAARCNHKGKEPFSRYKAAHELPKTNPFLRKIFDHIAGPGLDERVTWIVDDLVELLERTDIKSILKDFGRRTRREDPVVHFYETFLAEYDPAMRERRGVYYTPEPVVSYIVKSVDEILKRDFKIADGLADYSKVKVPKTLTGGKKEAHKVTILDPATGTGTFLHEVIRMIRAHIESTGQTGSWSSYVSQHLLPRIFGFELLMAPYAVCHMKLGLQLADMGYDFKANERLRVYLTNSLQEAHEMTGLPLFAGEIAREAFEAGEAKQDHPVMVVLGNPPYSGHSANNGPWIHKLVRGEDIITGSKTENYFEVDGQKLRERNPKYLNDDYVKFIRFSQWRIEQTGHGILAFITNHGYLDNPTFRGMRQSLMSTFDDIYVLDLHGNTKKKEKAPDGSADKNVFDIQQGVSIGIFVKKKNGKSDKTTSVKHAELWGSRDGVSWIGEKQIPMGGKYDWLYKHNVSNTKWNKVNPESEWYLFKPMDGTLYPEYMGLDSVLDIYEVSTNGFKTHRDHFAVAFTEQEIHDRINSLRTANVSLRDLREIYKLPDTRDWNFSDALQKLRNKKSIQDRIVPCLYQPLDQRYTYYDSVMMDWPRFETGRHALHENYCIAVGRQGLAVGDDTWNLVTVGQHVANTNLFRRGGIQYFPTYLYPKDEKEDLFDLPDGDSDSPGGRKPNFTVRFISKIISKTGLDWIVDGRTDLKKTFGPENVAAYVYAVLHSPEYRRRYADFLEIDFPRLPLTRDVKLFRALCNFGEELIDLHLMGNKIKSVTSYPAEGDHVVDQVQFTTAKGRQPARVWINKAQYFEGIPQAVWDFHVGGYQVCHKWLKDRMGRELSFDDQQHYQSIVSALARTIKLMADIDAVIDDHGGWPLK, translated from the coding sequence ATGGCGGGCGACAAGGCAATCTCGGCTTACCTTTCCGCAATCAACAGTGCCTTGAAGGCTGGCACGGCAACGGAACACACACACCGCCCCGCCTTAAAAACTCTGATTGAAGCAGTTGCATCTTCGAACAAGATGACGGTGGTTGCCACCAATGAGCCCAAGCAGGAGGCTTGTGGCGCCCCGGATTATGTAGTCACGGCGAATTCCATCCCACTTGGCCATATCGAGGCTAAGGATGTGGGCAAGGATTTGGACGTTGTCGAAAAAACGGATCAGTTAAAGCGTTACTTAGAAGGTCTGCCCAACCTAATCCTCACGGACTACCTGGAATTCCGCTGGTACGTTTTCGGCGAACACCGAATGACGGCAACCCTTGACAGAAATAGCGGCGACGGGGGCGATGAAGTTCACAACCTTATCTCTGAATTCCTCAAGACAAAAATCAAAACGATTTCATCGGCTTCGAACCTTGCCGAACGAATGGGAGGACTGGCCCGCCTGATGCGCGACAGCATTCGCTTGGCGTTCAAGGCTGAGGATAAAGGCGGTGAATTACACAACCAGTTGAAAGGTTTTCGCGCAGTACTAATTGACGATTTGAGCGAAGACGACTTCGCCGATATGTATGCGCAGACGATCTGTTATGGGCTTTTTGCCGCGCGGTGTAACCATAAAGGAAAAGAGCCTTTTTCCCGCTACAAGGCGGCGCATGAACTGCCCAAGACCAATCCTTTTCTGCGCAAGATTTTTGATCATATCGCCGGACCGGGCCTCGACGAGCGTGTCACCTGGATTGTCGATGATTTGGTCGAGCTCCTGGAACGAACCGATATCAAAAGTATTTTGAAGGATTTCGGGCGCCGGACACGGCGCGAAGATCCCGTGGTCCATTTTTACGAAACCTTCCTGGCGGAATACGATCCGGCAATGCGAGAAAGGCGCGGCGTCTATTACACGCCGGAGCCTGTCGTCAGCTATATCGTGAAAAGCGTTGATGAGATTTTGAAGCGCGACTTCAAAATCGCCGATGGTTTAGCTGACTACAGCAAGGTCAAAGTCCCAAAAACGCTGACCGGCGGAAAGAAAGAGGCGCACAAGGTCACGATCTTGGACCCGGCCACTGGTACCGGCACCTTCCTGCATGAAGTCATCCGAATGATACGTGCGCATATTGAGTCGACCGGGCAAACCGGAAGTTGGAGCAGTTACGTCTCTCAACATCTACTCCCGCGCATTTTTGGGTTTGAACTGCTGATGGCGCCCTATGCCGTATGCCACATGAAGCTCGGCCTACAGTTGGCAGACATGGGGTATGACTTCAAAGCTAATGAGCGTTTGCGGGTTTATCTGACCAATTCGTTGCAGGAAGCGCACGAAATGACAGGTTTGCCGTTGTTTGCTGGGGAAATTGCTCGGGAGGCGTTTGAAGCTGGCGAAGCCAAGCAGGACCACCCCGTGATGGTGGTATTGGGTAATCCACCTTATTCCGGTCATTCGGCCAATAATGGGCCGTGGATTCACAAATTGGTGCGTGGCGAGGACATCATCACGGGATCAAAGACCGAAAATTACTTTGAGGTTGACGGGCAAAAACTTAGGGAGCGGAACCCGAAATACCTAAACGACGACTATGTGAAATTCATTCGATTTTCTCAATGGCGCATCGAACAAACCGGCCACGGTATACTGGCGTTCATCACGAATCACGGTTACCTCGACAATCCAACATTCCGAGGTATGCGTCAGAGCTTGATGTCCACGTTTGACGACATTTACGTCCTCGACCTGCACGGAAATACAAAGAAAAAAGAGAAAGCGCCCGACGGCTCGGCAGATAAAAATGTGTTTGATATCCAGCAAGGTGTCAGCATTGGAATATTTGTAAAAAAGAAGAACGGAAAATCTGACAAAACTACTTCTGTAAAGCATGCCGAGCTTTGGGGGTCACGCGATGGTGTCTCTTGGATCGGTGAAAAGCAAATCCCCATGGGAGGTAAGTACGATTGGCTATACAAACACAATGTATCAAATACAAAATGGAATAAAGTAAATCCTGAGAGTGAATGGTACCTTTTTAAACCAATGGATGGTACGCTTTATCCAGAATACATGGGGCTTGATAGTGTTTTAGACATTTACGAGGTCAGCACGAACGGCTTCAAGACGCACCGAGATCATTTTGCTGTCGCTTTCACGGAGCAGGAAATTCATGACCGTATAAATTCTCTTCGGACTGCCAACGTTTCTTTGAGAGATTTGAGGGAAATATACAAACTCCCAGATACTAGGGATTGGAATTTTTCTGATGCATTGCAAAAATTAAGAAATAAGAAAAGTATCCAAGATCGTATAGTTCCTTGCCTATACCAGCCACTTGATCAACGCTACACATATTACGATTCAGTAATGATGGATTGGCCTCGATTTGAAACCGGCCGTCATGCTTTGCATGAAAATTATTGTATTGCGGTGGGCCGGCAAGGGCTGGCCGTTGGGGATGACACATGGAATCTTGTCACCGTTGGCCAGCATGTTGCGAATACCAATCTTTTTCGGCGTGGTGGCATCCAATATTTCCCTACGTATCTCTATCCGAAGGACGAAAAGGAGGATCTTTTTGATCTTCCGGATGGTGATTCAGATAGTCCTGGCGGAAGAAAACCTAATTTCACTGTGCGGTTTATTTCGAAAATTATTAGCAAAACAGGTCTTGATTGGATCGTCGATGGTCGTACTGATCTGAAAAAAACTTTTGGACCTGAAAATGTCGCCGCATACGTGTACGCGGTTCTTCACAGTCCTGAATACAGACGGCGATATGCTGATTTTCTGGAGATTGATTTTCCTCGCTTGCCGTTGACCCGTGACGTCAAGTTATTCCGCGCGCTTTGTAATTTCGGAGAAGAACTGATCGATCTCCATTTGATGGGGAACAAAATTAAGTCGGTTACATCATATCCTGCTGAAGGCGATCATGTGGTAGATCAGGTTCAGTTTACTACGGCTAAGGGCAGGCAACCGGCACGGGTTTGGATCAACAAGGCCCAGTATTTTGAAGGTATTCCACAGGCTGTTTGGGATTTCCATGTTGGCGGATACCAAGTCTGTCATAAATGGCTGAAGGATCGCATGGGGCGTGAATTGTCATTTGATGATCAGCAGCATTACCAAAGTATCGTTTCTGCATTGGCTCGCACAATTAAGTTGATGGCGGATATTGACGCCGTTATTGACGATCATGGTGGCTGGCCGCTGAAGTAA
- a CDS encoding short-chain fatty acyl-CoA regulator family protein: MPRSPMLGARLRRLRKDRGLTQVKLAEILGISPSYLNMIEHNDRPLTVSLLLKLSEALGVDLRDFSAGDEVRIKSDLEEALSDPMFGGTRPSAAELDEFVTSVPDICRSFLRLYRSYRNSREDVEALTDKLASSPYLVASSHSVRTLLTSVRSFSEILLDNIDLAAAERQQFLGIVVDGTEKLTLQVDELLRFITGENLDNLLESRTPTEEVGDFTERNDNFFDDLDRRAEALRAEIGMETVGLFSRLSEVLRDRFGIEVETTGIGDAGRGGAVVPAVRLESGAGGGGGRLVVRDDLALPSLRFHLARETGRRAAADLIDAWVEEAGLSPASEDLCRDYLAGYFAAAVLMPYGAFLDRARAYRYDVERLSQAFGVSLEQACRRLATLRRPGEEGVRFHFLRIDSAGNVFRRVPGSGLPIPRFAGICPRWNVHAASGRPGTVDAQVLQLADGSAYLSVAFGQRRPGSGYNAPDGSYALALGCRLEDAGELVYSGGLDLTRSETFLPVGVTCRLCERTDCAQRAHPTLIHAVERGAPAPDKSALKAARKQAASLSD; this comes from the coding sequence ATGCCGCGATCGCCAATGTTGGGCGCGCGCCTTCGGCGGCTCCGCAAGGACCGTGGACTGACGCAGGTTAAGCTCGCCGAAATTCTCGGCATCTCGCCCAGTTACCTGAACATGATCGAGCACAACGACCGGCCCTTGACCGTGTCGCTGCTGCTCAAGCTTTCGGAAGCCCTCGGCGTCGATCTGCGGGACTTTTCCGCGGGCGACGAGGTGCGCATCAAAAGCGACCTGGAAGAGGCCCTGTCCGATCCCATGTTCGGCGGCACCCGTCCCTCGGCGGCGGAGCTGGACGAGTTCGTGACCTCCGTACCCGACATCTGCCGTTCGTTCCTGCGGCTCTATCGATCCTACCGCAACAGCCGCGAGGATGTGGAGGCGCTGACGGACAAGCTGGCCTCCAGCCCCTATCTGGTGGCCTCCAGCCATTCCGTGCGGACCCTGCTGACCTCGGTCCGCAGCTTCTCGGAAATCCTGCTCGACAACATCGATCTGGCCGCGGCCGAGCGTCAACAGTTCCTCGGCATCGTCGTCGACGGCACGGAAAAACTCACTTTGCAGGTCGACGAATTGCTCCGCTTCATTACCGGCGAGAACCTCGACAACCTTCTTGAAAGCCGCACGCCGACGGAAGAGGTCGGCGACTTCACCGAACGTAACGACAATTTCTTCGACGATCTGGACCGCCGGGCGGAGGCGCTGCGCGCCGAAATCGGGATGGAGACCGTGGGGTTGTTTTCGCGCCTGTCCGAGGTGTTGCGGGACCGTTTCGGGATCGAGGTCGAAACCACGGGCATCGGGGATGCGGGCCGGGGGGGCGCCGTGGTCCCGGCGGTGCGCCTGGAGTCCGGGGCGGGGGGCGGCGGCGGGCGGTTGGTCGTGCGCGACGATTTGGCCCTGCCCAGTCTGCGCTTCCATCTGGCCCGCGAGACGGGCCGCCGCGCGGCCGCCGACCTGATCGACGCCTGGGTCGAGGAAGCGGGATTGTCCCCCGCGTCCGAGGATTTATGCCGCGACTATCTGGCGGGGTATTTCGCCGCCGCGGTGCTGATGCCCTATGGCGCCTTTCTCGACCGCGCGCGCGCCTATCGCTACGACGTGGAGCGCCTGAGTCAGGCCTTCGGCGTCAGCCTGGAACAGGCCTGCCGGCGTCTCGCGACCCTGCGTCGCCCGGGCGAGGAAGGCGTGCGCTTCCACTTCCTGCGCATCGACAGTGCGGGCAACGTGTTCCGGCGGGTGCCCGGTTCGGGCCTGCCGATTCCCCGGTTCGCGGGAATCTGCCCGCGCTGGAACGTGCATGCGGCCAGTGGGCGGCCGGGCACCGTCGATGCTCAGGTTCTGCAATTGGCCGACGGCAGCGCCTATCTTTCCGTCGCCTTCGGTCAGCGCCGGCCCGGGTCCGGGTACAATGCGCCCGACGGCAGCTATGCGCTGGCGCTGGGCTGCCGGCTGGAGGACGCGGGCGAGCTGGTCTATTCGGGCGGCCTGGACCTGACGCGGTCGGAGACCTTCCTGCCCGTCGGCGTGACTTGCCGGCTGTGCGAACGGACAGATTGCGCTCAGCGGGCCCACCCGACCCTCATCCATGCCGTCGAGCGCGGGGCGCCGGCGCCGGATAAATCGGCCCTTAAGGCGGCCCGCAAGCAGGCCGCGTCGCTTTCCGACTGA
- a CDS encoding ATP-binding cassette domain-containing protein produces the protein MRELRPANVIDLRNPRDGGTGADLFPVAIEDLTYQAGGAVLIKGIDLTLDAHGVTVIMGPNGAGKSLLLRLMHGLLEPSGGGVTWGGHPLDEAVRRRQAMVFQRAVMLRRSVAANIDFVLRLRGRADPARRREILEHAGLAAQADQPARLLSGGEQQRLALARALATEPDVLFMDEPTSNLDPASTLVIEDITKAARDRGTKIVFITHDMGQARRLADDVVFMHRGKVLEHSPAAAFFNQPSSAEAGDYMAGKIIL, from the coding sequence ATGCGTGAGTTGCGCCCCGCGAACGTTATCGATCTCCGCAATCCACGGGACGGCGGCACCGGGGCCGACCTGTTTCCCGTCGCCATCGAGGACCTGACCTATCAGGCCGGCGGCGCGGTGCTGATCAAGGGTATCGACCTGACCCTGGACGCCCATGGCGTGACCGTCATCATGGGCCCCAACGGGGCCGGGAAAAGCCTGCTGCTGCGGCTCATGCACGGGCTGCTGGAGCCCTCGGGCGGCGGCGTCACCTGGGGCGGCCATCCGCTCGACGAGGCCGTCCGCCGCCGTCAGGCCATGGTGTTCCAGCGCGCGGTGATGCTGCGCCGCTCCGTCGCCGCCAACATCGATTTCGTGCTGCGCCTGCGCGGCCGTGCCGACCCGGCCCGGCGGCGGGAAATCCTGGAACACGCGGGCCTCGCGGCCCAGGCCGACCAGCCGGCGCGGCTGTTGTCCGGCGGCGAACAGCAGCGCCTGGCCCTCGCCCGGGCCCTGGCCACGGAGCCGGACGTGCTGTTCATGGACGAGCCGACGTCGAACCTGGACCCGGCCTCGACCCTGGTGATCGAGGACATCACCAAGGCGGCCCGCGACCGCGGCACCAAGATCGTCTTCATCACCCACGACATGGGCCAGGCCCGCCGCCTGGCCGACGACGTGGTGTTCATGCACCGGGGCAAGGTGCTGGAGCACAGCCCGGCGGCGGCGTTTTTCAATCAACCGTCCTCGGCCGAGGCCGGCGACTACATGGCGGGCAAGATCATCCTGTGA
- a CDS encoding ABC transporter permease, translated as MQDFGQAFLTAFSLLFSFDADLMEVIGLSLRVSLTALLAAGVIGLSIGALLAVTRFPGRGVALVVVNSMMGLPPVVVGLIIYMLLSNAGPLGFMGLLYTPTAMIIAQAVLILPIIAALSRQVIEDLHNEYADQFRSFCVPTGRMMTELLWDARYSLLTVMLAGLGRAMAEVGAVIIVGGNINHLTRVMTTTIALETSKGDLPLALGLGVVLLTIALAINAGVMGLNATAKRQAYA; from the coding sequence ATGCAGGATTTCGGCCAGGCCTTCCTCACGGCCTTCTCATTGCTGTTCAGCTTCGACGCGGACCTGATGGAAGTCATCGGGCTGTCGCTGCGGGTCAGCCTGACGGCCCTGCTGGCGGCGGGGGTGATCGGCCTCAGCATCGGGGCCTTGCTGGCCGTGACGCGGTTCCCCGGCCGCGGCGTGGCGCTGGTCGTCGTCAATTCCATGATGGGCCTGCCGCCGGTGGTGGTCGGCCTGATCATCTACATGCTGCTGTCCAACGCCGGGCCGCTCGGTTTCATGGGGCTGCTCTATACCCCCACGGCGATGATCATCGCCCAGGCGGTCCTGATCCTGCCGATCATCGCCGCCCTGTCGCGCCAGGTGATCGAGGACCTGCACAATGAATACGCCGACCAGTTCCGCTCGTTCTGCGTGCCCACGGGCCGCATGATGACGGAGTTGCTGTGGGACGCGCGCTATTCCCTGCTCACGGTCATGCTGGCCGGGCTCGGCCGCGCCATGGCCGAGGTCGGCGCGGTCATCATCGTCGGCGGCAACATCAACCATCTGACCCGCGTCATGACGACGACCATCGCGCTGGAGACGTCAAAGGGCGACCTGCCCCTGGCGCTCGGCCTCGGCGTCGTGCTGCTGACCATCGCACTCGCCATCAACGCGGGCGTCATGGGCTTGAACGCCACGGCGAAAAGGCAGGCCTATGCGTGA
- a CDS encoding allophanate hydrolase translates to MTPLTITLEFTALRAAYAAGDVTPVDVAAHVLGTIEARGDDGVWIYKVPGETVLARASALAALPPADRAALPLYGIPFSVKDCIDIAGLPTTSACPAYAYTAERTNLAVQRALDAGAVLIGKTNMDQFATGVVGVRTPYGVARNPFDADYIPGGSSSGAAVSVSSGLCGFAFGSDTGGSGRVPASYNNVVGLKPTLGLFPRTAMVNASPSFDTVSVYALTAADALRVLETCQAVDPDDVYGRAAPAQPPVQDAGVPLRIAVPGKASRTFFGNAEAEALFDRGLAELTAMGHALTEIDFDVFFETSRMMFEGPWIAERDAMVGDFIRANPDAADPVVRQVITAAGRYTAAEAFQAMYRLHRNAREIRRTFDDADLIAVPTVGTVYTVAQVMADPIPTNASNGYYLNFASMADLAAIAVPNGFLPSGLPMGMTFVGPAFSDPFLAAFADGFHRRRVDTLGATGQAFPGA, encoded by the coding sequence ATGACCCCACTGACCATCACCCTAGAGTTCACGGCCCTCCGGGCGGCCTACGCCGCGGGCGACGTCACGCCCGTCGACGTCGCGGCCCATGTCCTCGGCACGATTGAGGCACGCGGCGATGACGGCGTGTGGATTTACAAGGTGCCCGGCGAAACCGTCCTGGCCCGCGCCAGCGCGCTGGCCGCCCTGCCGCCGGCCGACCGGGCGGCCCTGCCGCTTTACGGCATCCCGTTCAGCGTCAAGGACTGCATCGACATCGCCGGCCTGCCGACGACCTCGGCCTGCCCGGCCTATGCCTATACGGCAGAGCGCACCAATCTGGCCGTGCAGCGCGCGCTGGACGCCGGCGCCGTCCTGATCGGCAAGACCAACATGGACCAGTTCGCGACCGGCGTGGTCGGCGTGCGCACGCCCTACGGCGTCGCCCGCAATCCGTTCGACGCCGACTACATCCCGGGCGGCTCCAGCTCCGGCGCCGCCGTCTCCGTGTCGTCCGGGCTGTGCGGCTTCGCCTTCGGCTCCGACACCGGCGGCTCGGGCCGCGTGCCCGCCAGCTACAACAACGTGGTCGGGCTCAAGCCGACATTGGGCCTGTTTCCGCGCACCGCCATGGTCAACGCCAGCCCGTCGTTCGACACGGTCTCGGTCTATGCCCTGACGGCGGCCGACGCGCTCCGCGTGCTGGAAACCTGCCAGGCCGTCGACCCGGACGACGTCTACGGCCGCGCGGCCCCTGCCCAGCCCCCCGTGCAGGACGCGGGCGTGCCGCTCCGCATCGCGGTGCCGGGCAAGGCCAGCCGCACCTTCTTCGGCAATGCCGAGGCCGAAGCCCTGTTCGACCGGGGCCTGGCCGAACTCACCGCCATGGGCCACGCCCTGACCGAGATCGATTTCGACGTGTTCTTCGAGACCAGCCGCATGATGTTCGAAGGCCCCTGGATCGCCGAACGGGACGCCATGGTCGGCGACTTCATCCGCGCCAATCCGGACGCCGCCGACCCCGTCGTCCGCCAGGTCATCACCGCGGCCGGGCGCTATACGGCGGCCGAGGCGTTCCAGGCCATGTACCGCCTGCACCGCAACGCCCGCGAAATCCGCCGCACCTTCGACGACGCCGACCTGATCGCCGTGCCCACGGTCGGCACCGTCTACACGGTGGCCCAGGTCATGGCCGACCCGATCCCGACCAACGCCAGCAACGGCTATTACCTGAACTTTGCCTCCATGGCCGACCTCGCCGCCATCGCCGTGCCCAACGGCTTCCTGCCGTCGGGCCTGCCCATGGGCATGACCTTCGTCGGCCCCGCGTTCAGCGACCCGTTCCTCGCGGCCTTCGCCGACGGCTTCCACCGGCGGCGAGTCGACACCCTGGGCGCCACGGGGCAGGCCTTTCCCGGAGCGTGA
- a CDS encoding Fe2+-dependent dioxygenase: MIIHVEKLLDDGGLGEIDAILDDVPWIDGADGMRGDIKAVKRNRQADRAAAGDALAPADRLVMGAVGQSAPIRNGTFPHRVMRPLYARYGVGAGYGLHTDNPFIGNPESIRADVSCTLFLNAPEDYDGGELVILAPGGEVKVKLPRGAAVVYPTGWHHRVEVVTRGERRVAVTWIQSRVASAERREILAEANGVAHHLHQTAANSPAALTAQRVFNSLMRRWAEGG; encoded by the coding sequence ATGATCATCCACGTGGAAAAACTGCTCGATGACGGCGGGCTCGGCGAAATCGACGCCATTCTCGACGATGTCCCCTGGATCGACGGGGCGGACGGAATGCGCGGCGACATCAAGGCCGTGAAGCGAAACCGCCAGGCCGACCGCGCCGCCGCCGGCGATGCCCTGGCGCCGGCCGACCGCCTGGTCATGGGCGCGGTCGGGCAGTCTGCGCCGATCCGCAACGGGACCTTCCCGCACCGGGTCATGCGCCCGCTTTACGCCCGTTACGGCGTGGGCGCGGGGTATGGCCTGCACACGGACAACCCCTTCATCGGCAACCCGGAATCGATCCGCGCCGACGTATCCTGCACGCTGTTCCTGAATGCGCCCGAGGATTACGACGGCGGCGAGCTGGTCATCCTGGCCCCCGGCGGCGAGGTCAAGGTCAAGCTGCCTCGGGGCGCCGCCGTGGTCTATCCGACCGGCTGGCATCACCGGGTCGAGGTCGTGACAAGGGGCGAGCGGCGGGTCGCCGTGACCTGGATCCAAAGCCGGGTCGCCTCCGCCGAGCGGCGCGAGATTCTGGCCGAAGCCAACGGCGTCGCCCATCACCTGCACCAGACAGCGGCCAACAGCCCGGCCGCCCTGACCGCGCAACGGGTGTTCAACAGCCTGATGCGGCGCTGGGCCGAGGGCGGCTAA
- a CDS encoding substrate-binding domain-containing protein translates to MKTVKRITFGAAALALAVAAVAAAPAQADGKSIIVQSTTSTQNSGLYGYMLPIFEKKTGIKVNVVAVGTGQAIKNAQNCDGDVLLVHAKPAEEKFVKEGYGVTRSDVMYNDFIVVGPPKDPAKVGGMKDAPKAFKMIADAKATFASRGDNSGTHKKEVRLWKAAAVDIKKASGGWYRETGSGMGATLNAAVGMGAYALTDRATWISFKNKGDYKIQVEGDKQLFNQYGIILVNPKKCPKVKQAEGQVFIDWILSKDGQDTIASYKLNGLQLFFPNGKSS, encoded by the coding sequence ATGAAAACAGTTAAACGGATCACTTTCGGCGCGGCGGCCCTCGCCCTTGCCGTGGCGGCGGTCGCCGCCGCCCCGGCCCAGGCCGACGGCAAGTCGATCATCGTGCAGTCGACGACCTCGACCCAGAATTCGGGCCTGTACGGCTACATGCTGCCGATCTTCGAAAAGAAGACGGGCATCAAGGTCAACGTGGTCGCCGTCGGCACCGGCCAGGCGATCAAGAACGCCCAGAACTGCGACGGCGACGTGCTGCTGGTCCACGCCAAGCCGGCGGAGGAAAAGTTCGTCAAGGAAGGCTACGGCGTGACGCGTTCCGACGTCATGTACAACGACTTCATCGTCGTCGGCCCGCCCAAGGACCCGGCCAAGGTCGGCGGCATGAAGGACGCGCCCAAGGCGTTCAAGATGATCGCCGACGCCAAGGCGACCTTTGCCTCGCGCGGCGACAATTCCGGCACGCATAAGAAGGAAGTCCGCCTGTGGAAGGCCGCCGCCGTCGACATCAAGAAGGCGTCGGGCGGCTGGTACCGGGAAACCGGCAGCGGCATGGGCGCCACCCTCAACGCCGCCGTCGGCATGGGCGCCTATGCCCTGACCGACCGCGCCACCTGGATCAGCTTCAAGAACAAGGGCGACTACAAGATCCAGGTCGAGGGCGACAAGCAGCTGTTCAACCAGTACGGCATCATCCTGGTCAACCCGAAGAAGTGCCCCAAGGTGAAGCAGGCCGAAGGCCAGGTCTTCATCGACTGGATTTTGTCCAAGGACGGCCAGGACACCATCGCGTCCTACAAGCTGAACGGCTTGCAGCTGTTCTTCCCGAACGGCAAGTCGTCGTAA